The DNA window ATATTATATTAACTATATTTAATAAATGATGTACGCACCAACATGTACGCAAAAATTATTAAAAATCGAATCCCCATCAACATTTATAATCAAATTTATACACTTAAAAAGGAAAAAAGGAGCTAATTAATCTTAAAAAAATAATTTCAAAATCCATTAAAATATTTAATTACATTATAGATATAGAAAATAAAAGAAAAAGAATCAGGTATAATAAAGAAAATTAAGCTTTAATATTATTAGATTATACATGTGAATTGAATAACAGGATAAATGGTTTAAATGCGTATTGTTCATCAAGACACTAAAAAAGGAGTAATTGAACTTATTCCAGAAACACTGGACGATCTCTGGCATCTATCACATATAATTGAGCCTGGTGATTTAATATCCTCTAAAACCACCCGTAGAATACAGGATTCTACAGGAGAACGATTAAGAAGTGATAGGGGGATTAAAAAAACATTTTTTATGGGAATAAGGGTAGAAAACATAAGTTTTCATAAATACACAGGGAAATTAAGAGCTACAGGAATAATAGAGCACGGCCCGGAAGATCTGGTTCCCATTGGATCCCATCACACACTTGATCTTAAACTTAAAAATTCCATAAAGATTACCAAGGAAAAATGGTCAAGATGGGCCATCAAACGGCTGAAGAACGCTGTAGATTCATCTAAAAAGCCTTCAGCAATTATTGTTGCAATTGAAGATGATGTTGCCGATTTAGGAATTATTAAACAGTACGGCATTGATTATTATGGTCCTATTATCGGGGGAATATCTGGAAAAAGAATTATTCAAAAAGATAGAGGTAAAAACATAGTCAGTTTTTATGATGAAGTTGCAAAAACACTTTCGGGCTTTGAGGACATTCAGGGAATTGTAATAGCAGGTCCTGGCTTTACAAAAGGGGATTTCTACGATTTTTTAAGTGAAAAATATCCGGATATAGCTAAAATCTCGGCAGTTGAGAGTACAGGAACAGGCGGACGTGTGGGGATTCAGGAAGTCCTTAAAAAGGGCACTATTGAACAGATGGCAACCGAGGGACGTATAGCTCAGGAAATGAGACTAATGGGCAGGGTTTTAGGAGAAATTGGAAAATCTTCAAAACTGGTGGCTTATGGAAAAACAGAAGTAAAAGAAGCTGCTCAAGCTGGTGCTGCTGAAAAACTCCTTGTTCTTGATAAAATGGTGCGTGAAGAAGATATTGAAAAAATAATGGACATTGTGGAGAATATGGGCGGTAAAGTAATGATTGTAAGCAGCGAACATGAAGGAGGTAAGCAGCTTGGTGCTTTAGGTGGTATTGCAGCATTATTAAGGTATAGTTTGGGATAAATATTAAAATAATTCTTTAAATAAAATTTAAGGTGAAATATGATTGCAAAACGCCTTATAGAAAAATGTAATGAGTGCAATATATGTAAAGAAATTGTTAATTGCCCTCTTGGTAATGTAAAGTCCATTGCAGGAACTGATAAATGTATCGGATGCGGAATATGTACATTATCATGCCCAGAAGAAGCCATAGTTTTGCAGGAAGCTCATAAAGAAAAAATAAAAGTTTATGTGAATAAAAAGGAAGTTATGGCATGTGGAACTGTAAAAAATGCATTAATTTCTTCAAATATAAAACTGAGTAAATATCCAGATTTTAAAAATGAAGATGAAATTTTTATACCCTGTGAATGCGGAGGATGCTGGACCTGTCTAGCACATGTAAACGGCCGTTTCGCACCAGTATGTATTACACCATTGAGAGAAGGAATGAAAATAGACACA is part of the Methanobacterium sp. genome and encodes:
- a CDS encoding mRNA surveillance protein pelota, yielding MRIVHQDTKKGVIELIPETLDDLWHLSHIIEPGDLISSKTTRRIQDSTGERLRSDRGIKKTFFMGIRVENISFHKYTGKLRATGIIEHGPEDLVPIGSHHTLDLKLKNSIKITKEKWSRWAIKRLKNAVDSSKKPSAIIVAIEDDVADLGIIKQYGIDYYGPIIGGISGKRIIQKDRGKNIVSFYDEVAKTLSGFEDIQGIVIAGPGFTKGDFYDFLSEKYPDIAKISAVESTGTGGRVGIQEVLKKGTIEQMATEGRIAQEMRLMGRVLGEIGKSSKLVAYGKTEVKEAAQAGAAEKLLVLDKMVREEDIEKIMDIVENMGGKVMIVSSEHEGGKQLGALGGIAALLRYSLG